Within Camelina sativa cultivar DH55 unplaced genomic scaffold, Cs unpScaffold00619, whole genome shotgun sequence, the genomic segment ttgtaatttttataatttaagtaTTAACTTCTATCATGGGTTGAGTgacaattataattttttcaacaattcaaagaaaatatataaattattctataatgAACCGTTCTCACATTCTCTTTCAGCATAtttcaaatcctaaatatttttgttgttttgtttatgttcttacAATAGTTGAAAACTCAATTAACATGTTATcgtaagagtttgattatatattttattattttgtttaatatatttcttacattgttttatttttttatttgtttttatgtacttattcttacttatttgttttcttatattttaaatttaaaattacatatgtataatacaaTTTTGATAGctataataaaatttagatgAATCAAAAATAGTATTACTTCGACGGGATGACAGAGGGAAGAACATATGATTAGCCTTTATTCACTCTAATAGTATCATAAAATCGTGTTGATGCATAGAAAATGAAAGGGAAACCAAAGTTTTTTGAATTAGAAACATCTCTGTTCTTCTTTACTTTGGatgttactgattttttttttttttaacatctatcTTTATTGATTAGGAATGTATATTACAAGCATTCTGTTAACCATCTAGGTAATACAACAAAGATATGTGATAATGGAGTCATAATTGTGGCGTAGGGTGAAAGTTTATCAGCTGCTTCATTTGCTTCACGAGGTACATGTCCTAACAAGGAGTACGGTAGCATTGTCATCCAATAACGGATATCAAAGAGAAGTGTTCCAAGCCTTTTGATGATCTTGCCGCTTGTTGATCAAGTTTTAATATACAAACATCCGATAGTATTTGCTtgaggttttaattttttattaaccaTATTAGTTTAGGTTTAGACTTTAGTGAGATATGTGAATTAGTTAGGGGGCTAAAGCTTGAGGGCCATTGTATTGTATGTGGGCTTATTATAAGTCCacaaaagaaagtaaagaatTAAGTCGCGACGCGAGGCAAAGAAAGTGGTGGACACTTGTAAGTCGTAAGGTGTGGGTGACGTTTGTGTGGCCAGTAAAAGCAGAGTGGTATGAGATNAAAGACATCCCACAGGCCTTGCTCTTAGGGGCTAAAAGCTTGAGGGCCATTGTATTGTATGTGGGCTTATTATAAGTCCacaaaagaaagtaaagaatTAACTCGCGACGCGAGGCAAAGAAAGTGGTGGACACTTGTAAGTCGTAAGGTGTGGGTGACGTTTGTGTGGCCAGTAAAAGCAGAGTTTGTATGAgaatgagatgatgatgatggtaggGAAGACGAGCAAAGAGCCGGCGCGAGagatatcttcttcttatccATGGCGGCGGCTATTGCTAGTATGCAAGCTGTCAATCTCACGTTTAGGCGACGTGGCGTTCGATGCGGGATTGCCGAGCCGAGCGGAGAGCCAGCTCCGATAGGGCAGAAGACTAGATACGACGATGGGCTGGTGGAGAGAGTGTTCATGGGTCTGTTCGCGAGGAAGATGGACAAGTTCGGGtcgaagaagaataagaagaaggagacgaaGGAGAAGGGGTTCTGGGAGTACGATTACGAGAGCTTCGTGGAGGTGTCAAAGAGAGTGATGCAAGGACGGTCCAGAGTGCAGCAGCAAGAGGCCGTGAGGGAGGTTCTTCTCTCTATGCTGCCTCCTGGTGCTCCTCAACAGTTCCGAAAGTTGTTCCCACCAACCAAGTGGGCAGCAGAGTTCAATGCGGCTCTTACGGTGCCTTTCTTCCACTGGTTGGTTGGTCCATCTCAggtacctctctctctctctctcttccagtCTGAGTTGAATATGAATTTGTTACTACTGCTCTTGATTTACTTCTGATTGTGCGCAGGTCATAGAAGTGGAAGTCAATGGGGTGAAACAGAGAAGTGGAGTTCGTATAAAGAAATGCAGGTAATTCAAAATGTCTACTAGTTAGTTGTCTTGCTCAAGAAAACATGTGACAGACTTGTATGCTCCTCCTACTCTTGTTTGAACAAGGTATCTGGAGAACAGTGGGTGTGTAGGAATGTGTGTTAATATGTGCAAGATTCCAACCCAAGATTTCTTCACCAATGAGTTTGGCCTCCCACTCACAATGAACCCAAGTACGTACattatatctctttttttcacCATCCTTACCTCACTCCACCTTATCTCTTTTAGTTTCTTAACCCATTTTGGTTGTATAGATTTTGAAGACATGAGCTGCGAGATGATATACGGGCAAGCGCCTCCGGCCTTTGAGGAGGATCCAGCCACCAAACAACCTTGTCTAGCAGACATATGTAGGTGTTACCAAGGCTGTCAGATTGCATACATGTATTGAATGTTTGAAACACAAACTGATTCTTGGTGCTGCTGATGTTGCCTGCAGGTTCTATGTCCAATCCAAGCTCCCCAATCTGCCCTAAACTAGAGGCATGAGTGGATCGGCACAACAGCCACTTCTTTTGTGGGTTGTGCAATTTCCAAGAGATATACATACTTTTTtccaaacacacacatatataagtCTACAGTGTAGAGTTGTGAAGACAAGTTAGTATCTGTGTTTCTATTCTGGTTGGGTTGTGTAAGTAAACGATTAATacatcttctttttgttttatgtttcaaCTCCAAGTTGGTTATACCTTTGAATCTTTGATATCAAGTGTTCCGAGCAGTTTGTATGTAATGTATACCTTAGGTTCAAGGCAACCCTGCATTTGATCAACTCTGCTGGATTTATGACCATCTTGTCaacaacactactaatattttttttatttgatacttCTGTTGGGAAATTGAGGGTCATTCATTTATGTCGATTGATGATCATCTGAAGAAAGGGGATAAATCTTGGTTAAAGAAGCTAGGTGTGTTGGAACATGTCCTTGAGTCTGTAGACTGTAGAATCGCTGGGATCACCGTTGAATAGAATTGCCCGAGtgcaaacatacaaaaaacagTTTAAAGAGCTCTCATCTCCGTGTATTGAATTAACCAAGATTTTTCAGCGCATGAAGTTATATCCTGATGGGATATACATTGAAGAGCGCTGGTGACGACTGCGTTGTTCGAATTTCGAGCATAAGCGAGGAAGAGAGAACAGACAAGAGTATGACTATGAAGTCGCTGAGGTTGATTCTGGTGTCTACTTTGGCATGCTCAGATTGGTTTTCTAAAGATtaacaataagaaaatagaaatgaaGACTCGACTTGGGTTGTGTTAGAGTTTTACCCTCTAAGATCTTCAGTATATCAGATAAGCCCCTGCATGTAAGTGAATTATTGGATCTTTCTAAACTCAACCTACATTATACTGTCTTTGATCATATATGTAATACATCCATCGTTATTCATTTACTGCAGCATCTCCTGTCATCCTCTGTGGATGAGACTGTTCGTTTATGAAGAGCATGGTTCTGATTATAATGTCGCAGAACTTTCTCTCATAATAATCTCggtgagcttcttctttttgtatatacattcttcttctttcttgcgTATTCACTCACACTTCTCTCCCTACTTTATATGGGGCGTGTCTCTTTGTTGACTAGACAGATCTTAAGGACATTGTAACAGCTATATATGTGCTTTAGTCCAGATGCAAATTAAGGTTCTTAATTTGGAAAACTCTACTCCCTTAACGGTTTCCTTATTCTCATCGTGTGAGCTGCTTACTATGAAGTGTTTCCTTACTTTTCAGGGTGCAGTAATAGGTTCCATGACAGGTAACTGTGGTTTTTACCATATACCCGGTATGTTTATTTGCCTGCAGTTAGTTGTTAAGGTTACTGTTTAATGACTTGACAACAGCTAGAATAATATAATGCATAATATTGTACATCTCATTCTCACTTCTCAGATAGCCATCTACTTAAATGGACAGTGATCAACTTGCgtgggaagaagaaggttccagGCAAAAGGATCAATTAGAAACAATGGAGTATATTTTGCAGCTGAGGCCCCCAAGCTCGAAGATGAGTTTGAATTATAACGAGTTGACTGGACCTTCAGAAGCAATTAGCTTTTATGACTTCTTGTTAGATACTTGCTTTCATTAATAGTATGTGGTTTGGTgctttattttgatatatacatatacacatacTGAAAGACTTGTTTACTTGTATTTGACTTCGTTTCCTGCAACTCCAACTAACTAGGTTGGAAGTGTTGGTACAAGGGAATATACAAAGTAGATAAATgcttagataaaaaaaatccattgaTATTTTATAGAGAGACATACTATATAGTTAGGACTTAAGAGAGGTGGAACAGATGAGGCATTAATGTTTTGACTTAATTGACACCCCCAAGTGTCCAAAAACACACAGAATTTGAGAGGTGATTCATTGAACGCACTGGGAGGTTGTTGGCCCTTCTAAGAGACATTGCCCAACAAACAATCTTTAGTTTCATCTATTTCTGCTACTTTTCTTACTCTCTAACGATAGCATCAAGCTTTtgaggtagagagagagaaataccTGAAGAGGAGAATGATCGAAGCTGATAAACATGTGATGACTCAACTCACTCTTTCAGATTTACAACACACTTTCCAGGGATAAATAAAcgatacttattttattttttcctctatctatctaaatatataataataatcataacaGCTAAAGCTAGAAAAGGAGAAGGCTATGAAGATGCAGAGCAGTCCTGAAACGATGATGGCCAGAGTCCCCACTCCAGATCCTCACAGTACCAGCGTACAAGAAGATGCCATGGACTGCAAGACCAGCTGGAAACGTTATGACAACCCCTACTACTGCTCTTCACAATCTCAACAGAATCAACACCAACGCAAGGCATTTATATGGGATCTGAATTTCATAAAGGTCTTCATGGAATCTGAACTAGGGAAAGCTCGAGCCGAGATCAAAGAATTGAAGGCAGAGCTGGACTACGAGAGAAAAGCTCGAAGGCGTGCAGAGTTGGTAAACAAGAGGCTGGCTAAAGAtgtggaggaggagagaatgggTAGAGAAGCAGAGGAGATGCAAAACAAGCAGCTCTTAAAAGAGATATCGTTTGACAAGTCAGAGATGGTTCGGATGAAACGAgatcttgaagaagagagacagaTGCACAGGTTGGCGGaggttttgagagaagagagagttcaGATGAAGCTGATGGATGCAAGGCTTTTCTTGGAGGAGAAGCTATCTGAATTAGAGGAAGCTAACAGACAAGGAGAAACGGAGAGGCATAGGATGATGAAACCAAAGATACTGGAGAGAGCCTGTAGCTCACCGGCGAGGAGGAGGTGGGAGAATCCGCACATTATGAGAGGAATCAATCCGTTCCCAAGAGTGATGAGAGCAATAAGATCAAAGAGTGAGAAATGGGGTTCAAAGCTGGAGTGCCAAAAGGTTCAGCTCAAAATTCTGCTCAGACAAAAGACCACTCCAAGATGTACTCCTCTTCTCTCCTCTCCCTGATACTGtaagcttcttttttcttttgatctcGCTCGCTCACATCCAAGGACTCAAAAGATGTGCTAATTAATAAGATTTTCTTCGTTTATCccttagataatattttcttatattccATTTTTTACTTTCAGTGGAATTTGCATGACATTTTAAAAGGATTTGGTTTcacattgatatttttttaataaaaaaaatcaaatacgtACGAGGTTGAACTTTGTTATTTTGAAATCTACGTACATGTTAATTTGGATTTCACATATACAACAAATCcttaccaaaaaatatatttacgttCAATTTAAAGTCAGTGTAAGTCAATAAGTCATGGGGTATTTGAATATTTGAGGGTGAATCTCTTCACATGAGGGTTGGTGTACATATCATAAATATTGATATCTGTGAAAGATGAATTGGAGCAATATGATGACCCCATTATCCGgatttattatgttttcttcacCTAAAGCTTTCTTCTTATGCTGGTATAACTCTTAACGTTAAGACAAGATGGACTNaaaaaaaaaaaaaaaaaaaaaaaaagatgaactttgacaTATTTGATGATTTTCAACCTTGAAACTTAATTAAAGAGAGGATGAGAAAAAGACGTGGTAGAATTCGAGAATTAGGAATATCATAAATCAAACTGAGATAGACAGAGacagtttttataaattctcAAATTCATGCTGATTGTCTTTCTCATTATATTACCGGAAATTCATGCATGCTCCTTTAATTAGTTATAGACAATCGGCAGATAAAATTACAACATGCATGTCAAATCGAATATAATATGTCTTCGAGCATCTTAATTAACTTGGAACAATTAGTTTCTCACGTAGtacttatataaaatatatatggagTCTTtggaataaaaaagaagaagaagaagctatagTTTCTAAATGACGCAATCGACTGGAGCAAGATAACAGACTTCATTAGTTCTATCGTTTGCCACGAATTCAGATATAGGGAATTAATCAAAATCTAAGGTATGTACCACCGACAAGACATTCTCAGACGAACCACTTGTGATGCTCGATGTGACGCCGTTTTCACCCTTGGCCACGACTCTCACACTCTCTATTAGCTCATTTATTCTACCATCCTCAGACAGTATCTGTAACAGCTCTTCAGTGTTTATGACCAGCTTCACTTTCCATATTCCACTTTTGCTGCTCGTACGCCTCCTCCTCgtcctcttctccttctgtcGGGTCCTTGTGTAGTTGTTTCTTGAAAAGACGTCCGTGCATGATCTCTTCAACACCCTGTGGTTATAATCTAGAGACATTCTGTAAGGAGTCATCGTCGCTGAAAAGGACTCGCTGTTGGATCTCACGTGGCAGCTGCCCACAAAAGTCTTCAACTCCTCGGAGGCAATTTTGGGAAAGAGATAGTAAGACTGACCGGGGACAAGGAGGTGGTGGTTAGGCAGGGGTTTCCAGAGGAGATCAAGGGCCGAGAAAAGAGCATGGTCTGCGAATTCGTGGGAGACGGAGCCCGCCGTGACGGGGCAGTAGAATTCAAGAACTTCACCGTCTGATTTTATGACTTTGGTCAATAAGTCTTCCTCGTCGCCTAACCCTCCGAATAAACAGTTTCCCATGCTTGGTTTGTGTTCTCCTTCTTGCCTACTTCAtgctctctctctatatatagtcTAATTATAAAGGTCGGTGACGGTGAGAGAGCAAGAGCTTCCCCTATAGTGCTTTTTATCATAAACTTCAAACTATGTGTGAACTCAAAAGTCGCGTACATCAAAGGAAAATGCGGTGGAATCTTCTTTGCTTTGCATTATTTTTAggtagtttttatatatttgtgaaaatttcttttatgttttaatacagcctatagtttattttattttatttcagccTATAGTTTTTTCAAGaactttttctatttctttttctgatttggAGACATGCTAGCGATATAGTAGTGttgatttcttttgttctttgatgGTGAACATTTAGTAAATTTAACTTCAAGTGACCACAAAACCAacttacttatataaaaaaaagaccatggaagaagcagagagttgtgatacccaaaaagaaaaggagttaaTTGGGCTATAAAGAATACGTCGAATCAAATTATATTGGACCAAAAGAGAAGGGTGAATGAGTAAAATTTAAGAAAGAGCTTAGTTAATGGGTCCATTTCAATCCCATTGAATCCTAtaatttgcaaaagaaaagaaaagtctttaTGTCCACTAAGAGAAgagcaagaaagaaagaaagaaaagtgcAAGGTTCTGCGGGACATCGgtgtctttttctttaataaaaaaacacatctctctctcatcttATTTTGAAGTCTTAAGTCCGAATTTGGCGCCAGTAgctatttttttagtttaactaacctcaaaacacaaaactccatatattattttacgataaaaagttaattaaatgataaacttctcttattttttttattttttttttgacatcagaAGATCAGCTCAAATAAACCAATTAGTAGGAAAAACGTGTATATAGATAGTTTGTTGCGATTCTACTCTAGCGCGACGCGCCAGCTTGTCGGCCATACCATTCTGTGAACGGGGATTAGGACCAAAGAAAAGGACATGAATTCTCCCTTATCTCCATCAATCTCGTCTAAGTATGTCTTGAAAGCGGGCCACTCGGTAGGCGAatacaccatcttcaccaggtCAGAACAGTCCGTGAGAAAATCGACATTCTCATTATCCGCTCCAATCATGCATCTCATTGCCCAAATAAAagcttccacttctgcatgAAGGGGTGACAAACTCCGACGAAGATTAGATGCACCCATAGTGGGAGATTCCCCCTCAAGGGAAATGCAATACCAACCTCTGCCAGTGAATTGATCGGTCactttccaagatccatctacaTAAAAATGAAATCCAGCTGCCGCTCTGTGAGTCTCAGAGACATCATTAACCATGTAACCAGCATTCAAACGGGTCCCCTCCTGCGGGGGTATTCTCACAGGGTCTTCTTGCGCCAAACACCAAAGTTTAGCTTCCTCTTCCGCTAATCGTAATATCGCCAGCGGATTGGAATCCAAATTGCTAAAAATTTTATCATTTCTAGCCTTCCAAACATACCAAAGAATCCATGGGAATACTTCCGGCAAGGGAATCTGCTGAAATCTCCAAAATAATGAGTCCATATTTGCATAGACCGACTCTGAGGGAAAAACATCTGAAGAAACCGGAAATGGGGACAAAGCCCAAACTTGTCTGGCCGGGGGGGGGGGGCATANNNNNNNNNNNNNNNNNNNNNNNNNNNNNNNNNNNNNNNNNNNNNNNNNNNNNNNNNNNNNNNNNNNNNNNNNNNNNNNNNNNNNNNNNNNNNNNNNNNNNNNNNNNNNNNNNNNNNNNNNNNNNNNNNNNNNNNNNNNNNNNNNNNNNNNNNNNNNNNNNNNNNNNNNNNNNNNNNNNNNNNNNNNNNNNNNNNNNNNNNNNNNNNNNNNNNNNNNNNNNNNNNNNNNNNNNNNNNNNNNNNNNNNNNNNNNNNNNNNNNNNNNNNNNNNNNNNNNNNNNNNNNNNNNNNNNNNNNNNNNNNNNNNNNNNNNNNNNNNNNNNNNNNNNNNNNNNNNNNNNNNNNNNNNNNNNNNNNNNNNNNNNNNNNNNNNNNNNNNNNNNNNNNNNNNGGGGGGGGGGGGCATAAGAATAAGGTGTGATTTATTGTTTCCTCAGCCTCGCCACAACAGGCACATTCACTATCACAGCCCAAACCGCGTCGCCGCATATTAGCTATTGTTGCAATGCAACCCGTAAGAACTTGCTACAAAAAATGTCTAATTTTTGGTGGGCACCGAAGCTGCCATACGAAGGCTTGCAGTGGTACAATATTTGGGCCATGTACCGTTGAAGACTCAGGGTTCTGTCGCAAAGCCTTATACCCAGATTTGACTGTGTACAAACCCGTTTTTGTCAAATGCCAACCCAACCTATCCAGTGAAGTTAAGTTACCAAGGGGTAAAGCAGAAATAAGGGTCATATCCTCTGGCTTAAAATAAGCCGAGAGTAAAGCCAAATCCCAGGAATGCGAGTTCCTATCAATGAAAGTTTCAACTCGAAGTGTAGGATCAACGAGTGATCCTGAACGCAATGCTGGTCTCGGGTGTTGAGCAAAAATCCAGGGATCAGACCATACTGAGATGGTCTCCCCAGATCCTACTCGTTGAGCAGGAACACAATTCTCTTATTCATTCTCTCTTAATTAGccaattaaaatttatcatgtaatttaataaaataaataatattatctaaacaaaataattattatttaaaaaaaaatatttaacatgaattttaaaattattaaccataacattatttatagctttttaattctaaaatctaaactttaatcatattttataagctcaaaccgacatataatttcgtctAGTTTTAAAATCTAATCTGTAATCTTCTTTTATGAATCCAAACCggcatataattttgtttaattgtaaaaactaaactctaaaccaTAACCATTCTTTAGTAAAGccaaaccgatatatatatatatatatatttaattgtaaaaactgaATCCTAAACCTTCTTTTattccaaaccgacatataatttcttcaataaaaatatacaaattttgtttcttcaatttattttatttttatgattttaattttatttatttttaaatatgatataatATGGCATATACatagttgtattttgattgacTAACTAAGAGGGGTGAATAGGGGTGGACCAATTAATTTCACTAGGCAATGCCCGGCAACATGCCGGTTATTgtattattgtaaaattaattaatctattgTGTGTTGATGTTTAcactatatatttgttatggTGTGAGcttgaactattttttttaatataatttgaagaattttataataaaaatgaaaacaatgtaTGCTAAAATATATGGtcaatcatataataaaattaaatgaatctACTATATCTCTTTTAAACgtaataatataatacaatctctgtttcatattagttgttgtttaaatttttatacataaatactaaaaaacaattaaattttctattttacacttcttaaatatattttctcattGTTTTATTGGTCAAGATATTAAAACAGTTGagataaaaatttgattttttaccaaacatctgcattgacaatctaaaacgacaactattatgaaacaaaattttaattctaaaacgacaagtaaaaCGAAATAGAGGGAATATGTAGATATCTAAAAATGCATGAATATGTAAAAACATAATCAAACATACATTGTGTAGAATAAAGATGGATAGTTTAGATTATGgctaaacaaataaagaaaataactcTTTAGTTAATAATCAAgtgattatttttctatttttaaaagtttaaaatcaCATCCAACAATGACATGCTATAGAGCGATATGGTTCCCTCATGCAACTCTTAAGTATGTCCTTGTCAAATGGCTGGTGGTAAAAACAGACTTGCAACATGCAACAGGGGAAAGAATGAAAAACTAGGACGCTCAAGTCAGCACAAACTGTGTGTTCTGCAAATATCCAATAGAGACAAGAGAACATTTATTCTTTCTATGCCCCTTTTCACAGCAGGTATGGAATGCGTTGGTGCACAGGCTTCTCTCTCACAAGTTCACCATACACTGAGAAGAGATCATGTCTTTGATTGATGGAAATACTTtggataaaacaaaaagatttttgCTGGGTTACACTTTTCAGAATAAAATATACTCTCtttggagagagaaaaatgaTAGACGCCATGAGGAACACCCTTCAACGATGGGGAAGCTGGTGAAACTCATAGACTAGAACGTTTGCAACAGTTTGAAAACAATTGCGGATGGAGGAGAGCCTAGTATTCAAGCTTGGTTTGCAGAAAGATTTTGCTAGAGTTGGCTTTATTCAAATGTTCAATAAACAGTCTACATTAGcattataaaaaagtttattttctttttgaatatattttaacattagattaaaaaaaaagagttctggaccatattttaattatgatataaatcaattaaaacccCTAGCATATGACATATACAATATAAAGTACATAAATATGTATAGagctttttaatttgatttgtttgttgtacGAATNNNNNNNNNNNNNNNNNNNNNNNNNNNNNNNNNNNNNNNNNNNNNNNNNNNNNNNNNNNNAATTACAAGTTCTGGTCTGAGTTTTTCAATGTTATCTCTGTTACCGAATTGAGCAGACAGATGAAAACATGAACATTGAATAGATGGGACATTCCATAGCCCACAGACAAGTAAGCGAAATTAAATGAGCAATGGAGGGGTCAACTTATTACGTAAGAAGTTGAAACGGAACATGGACCTTGTCAGCCCGGAGAACACATTTAGTGACCCCATGCAGGAccatatcctttttttttgtttcttatgataATGTAGatatcttattttaatttgtttgtcaGTTGTCAAGAAAATTGAAGGTGTTGTTACGTGTTagatccatgttttttttttaattaccaaagTATGTTAAACTATTCTCTTCCCTGTTGCCTAAACTCGATCGAACCTTATAACCTTGAAGCTCCGCGTTTAAGATTACCCTGTACATTAACTTTTTTTGCAAAAGAATTCGGACCTGTACATTAACTTTTTTTGCAAAAGAATTCGGTTTTATATTGATTTAAGGGACTATTATTACACACCATGTAgatgaaaagaaataaaaattgccTTACCCTGTACACAGGCCTGCCTGTACATTAACTGGTTCATACGTTGCCGTTGGTATGTCTTACCTATGCACTTAACTTTTGTGCGTGTGTTCGTGTATATATCGAATATGATAGATGCATATATATACTGTgaaatatcacaaaaaaatagagaCGATTTATAGAAGAATATAAATAATGGTTTTTTAGCTcattattaattgattttgaaCTGACAGAATAAGTAATACACAATATTTAAACATAGAAGTGCATAagtaaaagaaagtaaaattcCGTTCGAGATGAATGAACCAAAAGAATCACCATTTCGAATGGCAagataaaatatatcatattaaaaatgaagttgatattttctaataaaaaaaaaagagaagaaaagaagttgatTCCAAATAGTTAAATATATTCATACATGAACTTCTCtactttgtccaaaaaaaaagaaaagaagaagaaactctctACTATTGTCAATTAGTAGAGTTGAAAATTCATAATTcttctattaatttatttatttattaagaagtacttaatcatatataaagaaacatttgttaattaaaaaagtattt encodes:
- the LOC104773685 gene encoding protein BRANCHLESS TRICHOME-like, producing the protein MIEADKHLKLEKEKAMKMQSSPETMMARVPTPDPHSTSVQEDAMDCKTSWKRYDNPYYCSSQSQQNQHQRKAFIWDLNFIKVFMESELGKARAEIKELKAELDYERKARRRAELVNKRLAKDVEEERMGREAEEMQNKQLLKEISFDKSEMVRMKRDLEEERQMHRLAEVLREERVQMKLMDARLFLEEKLSELEEANRQGETERHRMMKPKILERACSSPARRRWENPHIMRGINPFPRVMRAIRSKSEKWGSKLECQKVQLKILLRQKTTPRCTPLLSSP
- the LOC109124570 gene encoding beta-carotene isomerase D27, chloroplastic-like — encoded protein: MAAAIASMQAVNLTFRRRGVRCGIAEPSGEPAPIGQKTRYDDGLVERVFMGLFARKMDKFGSKKNKKKETKEKGFWEYDYESFVEVSKRVMQGRSRVQQQEAVREVLLSMLPPGAPQQFRKLFPPTKWAAEFNAALTVPFFHWLVGPSQVIEVEVNGVKQRSGVRIKKCRYLENSGCVGMCVNMCKIPTQDFFTNEFGLPLTMNPNFEDMSCEMIYGQAPPAFEEDPATKQPCLADICSMSNPSSPICPKLEA
- the LOC104773686 gene encoding uncharacterized protein LOC104773686, which encodes MGNCLFGGLGDEEDLLTKVIKSDGEVLEFYCPVTAGSVSHEFADHALFSALDLLWKPLPNHHLLVPGQSYYLFPKIASEELKTFVGSCHVRSNSESFSATMTPYRMSLDYNHRVLKRSCTDVFSRNNYTRTRQKEKRTRRRRTSSKSGIWKVKLVINTEELLQILSEDGRINELIESVRVVAKGENGVTSSITSGSSENVLSVVHTLDFD